One segment of Zhihengliuella halotolerans DNA contains the following:
- the metK gene encoding methionine adenosyltransferase, with amino-acid sequence MTEANSLRLFSSESVTEGHPDKICDQISDAILDAMLAQDANSRVAVETMTTTGLVHVAGEVTTEGYVEIPRLVRDTILDIGYDSSANGFDGERCGVSISIGQQSPEISDGVSTSLEVRNGSASDPRDAQGAGDQGLMFGYATDETTAQMPTPIYLAHRLSERLTDVRKSGSQPLLRPDGKTQVTIGYDGDTPVAVDTVVVSAQHARELELGDLQQILDADVVRPVLEGLDLELDTSNTKIILNPAGKFIVGGPVGDAGLTGRKIIVDTYGGFARHGGGAFSGKDPSKVDRSAAYAMRWVAKNIVAAGLARRVEVQVAYAIGQARPVGLYVETFGTETVDPARLPAAIQEVFDLRPLGIIEELDLLRPIYKRTAAHGHFGRDGEGFPWEATNRTDALRRYFNA; translated from the coding sequence GTGACTGAAGCCAACTCCCTCCGCCTGTTTAGTTCCGAATCGGTGACCGAAGGCCACCCGGACAAGATCTGCGACCAGATCAGCGACGCGATCCTGGACGCGATGCTGGCCCAGGACGCCAACTCGCGCGTCGCCGTCGAGACGATGACGACCACCGGCCTCGTGCACGTCGCCGGCGAAGTCACGACTGAAGGCTACGTCGAGATTCCGCGCCTGGTCCGCGACACGATCCTCGACATCGGCTACGACTCTTCCGCGAACGGGTTCGACGGGGAGCGCTGCGGCGTCTCCATCTCCATCGGGCAGCAGTCCCCGGAGATCTCCGACGGCGTCAGCACCTCCCTCGAGGTTCGCAACGGCTCGGCGAGCGACCCCCGCGACGCGCAGGGCGCGGGCGACCAGGGCCTCATGTTCGGCTATGCCACGGACGAGACCACGGCGCAGATGCCGACCCCCATCTATCTCGCGCACCGCCTCTCCGAGCGCCTGACCGACGTGCGCAAGTCCGGCTCCCAGCCGCTGCTGCGCCCGGACGGCAAGACGCAGGTCACGATCGGCTACGACGGCGACACGCCTGTCGCCGTCGACACCGTCGTCGTCTCCGCCCAGCACGCCCGCGAGCTCGAACTCGGCGACCTCCAGCAGATCCTCGACGCCGACGTCGTCCGCCCCGTGCTCGAGGGCCTGGACCTCGAGCTGGACACCTCCAACACCAAGATCATCCTGAACCCGGCCGGGAAGTTCATCGTCGGTGGCCCTGTGGGCGACGCCGGCCTGACCGGCCGGAAGATCATCGTCGACACGTACGGCGGCTTCGCCCGCCACGGCGGCGGCGCCTTCTCCGGCAAGGATCCGTCGAAGGTGGACCGCTCCGCGGCGTACGCGATGCGCTGGGTGGCCAAGAACATCGTCGCCGCGGGTCTGGCCCGCCGCGTCGAAGTGCAGGTTGCCTACGCGATCGGCCAGGCCCGTCCGGTCGGGCTCTACGTCGAGACGTTCGGCACGGAGACTGTGGACCCGGCGCGCCTGCCCGCGGCGATCCAGGAGGTCTTCGACCTGCGCCCGCTGGGCATCATCGAGGAGCTCGACCTGCTTCGCCCGATCTACAAGCGCACGGCGGCCCACGGGCACTTCGGCCGCGACGGCGAGGGCTTCCCGTGGGAGGCCACGAACCGCACCGACGCACTGCGCCGCTACTTCAACGCGTAG
- a CDS encoding alpha/beta fold hydrolase, whose amino-acid sequence MTSRRALISTHAVHGATVRCWTYPGQSMAGRTPPVIVAVHGFRGDHHGLARVIDGLEHFTVVVPDLPGFGASSDLPESSGHRHDIGGYAAALQELLVQLEVPADARLLGHSFGSIVAAAHAATHPERWSRVILINPISEPALEGSEALLSRLAHLFYLLGAALPTRPGEALLRWRLVTDIMSLTMTKSRDRATREYVRRQHRLYFGGFGSRRALLQAFEASITSTVRDYAAAVPLTTLLIAGVEDELGSPASQQHLATLFPDARLAMLDDVGHLVHYEAAGSAAALVAEFAAR is encoded by the coding sequence ATGACCTCTCGACGCGCCCTCATCAGCACCCATGCCGTCCACGGAGCGACGGTCCGCTGCTGGACGTACCCGGGCCAGTCCATGGCGGGCCGAACGCCACCAGTGATCGTGGCCGTGCACGGTTTCCGGGGGGACCACCACGGCCTCGCCCGCGTCATCGACGGGCTGGAGCACTTCACCGTCGTGGTCCCGGACCTGCCGGGCTTCGGCGCGTCCAGCGACCTACCAGAGTCCTCCGGCCACCGCCACGACATCGGCGGCTACGCCGCGGCCCTGCAGGAACTGCTCGTACAGCTCGAGGTCCCGGCCGACGCGAGGCTGCTCGGCCACTCGTTCGGCTCCATCGTGGCCGCGGCGCACGCGGCGACCCACCCGGAGCGGTGGTCGCGCGTGATCCTGATCAACCCGATCAGCGAGCCGGCGCTCGAGGGCTCCGAGGCCCTGCTCTCCCGCCTCGCGCACCTCTTCTACCTGCTCGGCGCTGCCCTGCCCACCCGGCCCGGGGAGGCATTGCTGCGCTGGCGGCTCGTCACCGACATCATGAGCCTGACCATGACCAAGTCGCGGGACCGCGCCACGCGCGAGTACGTGCGCCGGCAGCACCGGCTGTACTTCGGCGGCTTCGGCAGCCGCCGCGCACTGCTGCAGGCTTTCGAGGCGTCGATCACCAGTACCGTTCGCGACTACGCGGCAGCCGTCCCGCTGACGACCCTGCTCATCGCCGGCGTCGAAGACGAACTCGGCAGTCCCGCGTCCCAGCAGCACCTCGCGACCCTCTTCCCGGACGCCCGGCTGGCGATGCTCGACGACGTCGGCCACCTCGTGCACTACGAGGCCGCCGGCTCCGCCGCCGCTCTGGTCGCGGAGTTCGCGGCACGCTAG
- the gmk gene encoding guanylate kinase, producing the protein MSATRQPQVTVLAGPTAVGKGTVSTYIRDNYPDVWLSVSATTRDPRPGEQDGVHYYFIDRDEFQRLADTGRMLEWAVVHGKNCYGTIRDKVQAAAEDGKHVLLEIDLQGARQVKASMPEAKFVFLAPPSWDELVRRLIGRGTESPEEQQRRLETAKLELAAESEFDVTIVNDDVRRAADELVGLMGLAPHQR; encoded by the coding sequence ATGTCCGCCACACGCCAGCCGCAGGTAACTGTCCTGGCCGGCCCCACCGCCGTTGGCAAGGGGACCGTCTCCACATACATCCGCGACAACTACCCGGATGTCTGGCTGTCCGTCTCGGCCACGACGCGCGACCCGCGCCCCGGCGAGCAGGACGGGGTGCACTACTACTTCATCGACCGGGACGAATTCCAGCGCCTGGCCGACACCGGGCGGATGCTGGAGTGGGCCGTCGTGCACGGCAAGAACTGCTACGGCACGATCCGGGACAAAGTCCAGGCGGCCGCCGAGGACGGAAAGCACGTGCTGTTGGAGATCGATCTGCAGGGCGCACGCCAGGTCAAAGCCTCTATGCCCGAGGCCAAATTCGTCTTCCTGGCACCGCCGTCGTGGGACGAACTCGTGCGCCGACTCATCGGCCGCGGCACGGAATCTCCCGAGGAGCAGCAGAGACGGCTGGAAACCGCTAAACTGGAACTTGCTGCCGAGTCGGAGTTCGACGTCACGATCGTGAACGACGACGTCCGGCGCGCTGCGGACGAACTGGTCGGCCTCATGGGTCTGGCCCCGCACCAGCGCTGA
- the pyrF gene encoding orotidine-5'-phosphate decarboxylase, with protein sequence MPDAQPQPTAARAPFGRRLAAAMADRGPLCAGIDPHPSLLAQWGLDDDVAGLRRFSLTALEALAPVAAAVKPQVALFERHGSAGLAVLEELLAAARGLDVLSIADAKRGDIGSTMAAYADAWLGEGSPLAADSVTLSPYLGYESLRPAIDLAQRTGRGVFVLGLTSNPEGASVQHVGAQASVAKRIIEAAGTDNAGDDVVPGPSAPALGSVGLVIGATVGEALEELGIDLAATRAPVLAPGFGAQGATAEDMRRTFGGAWEQVLATSSRGILAAGPDAAGLRAAAEKARDELA encoded by the coding sequence ATGCCTGACGCGCAGCCGCAGCCGACCGCAGCTCGCGCCCCCTTCGGGCGGCGGCTCGCGGCCGCGATGGCGGACCGCGGGCCGCTGTGCGCTGGCATCGACCCCCACCCGTCGCTGCTGGCGCAGTGGGGCTTGGACGACGACGTCGCCGGGCTCAGGCGGTTCTCGCTCACCGCGCTCGAGGCGCTCGCGCCCGTCGCGGCGGCCGTCAAGCCGCAGGTCGCCCTGTTCGAGCGGCACGGTTCCGCCGGGCTCGCCGTGCTCGAGGAGCTGCTCGCGGCAGCCCGGGGGCTCGACGTGCTCTCGATCGCAGATGCCAAGCGCGGGGACATCGGCTCGACGATGGCGGCGTACGCCGACGCGTGGCTGGGGGAGGGCTCGCCCCTCGCGGCTGACTCCGTGACCCTGAGCCCGTACCTCGGCTACGAGTCGTTGCGGCCCGCGATCGATCTGGCCCAGCGCACCGGCCGCGGTGTCTTCGTGCTCGGACTCACCTCCAATCCCGAGGGAGCCAGCGTCCAGCACGTCGGTGCTCAGGCCTCCGTGGCCAAACGCATCATCGAGGCGGCGGGCACCGACAACGCGGGCGACGACGTCGTCCCCGGCCCCAGCGCCCCGGCGCTCGGTTCCGTCGGGCTCGTCATCGGGGCCACCGTGGGCGAGGCGCTCGAGGAACTGGGGATCGACCTCGCCGCGACCCGCGCGCCCGTGCTCGCCCCGGGCTTCGGGGCCCAGGGCGCCACGGCCGAGGACATGCGCCGGACCTTCGGCGGTGCCTGGGAGCAGGTGCTCGCGACGAGCAGCCGCGGCATCCTGGCCGCCGGTCCGGATGCGGCCGGGCTGCGTGCGGCCGCCGAGAAGGCGCGCGACGAGCTGGCCTAG
- the coaBC gene encoding bifunctional phosphopantothenoylcysteine decarboxylase/phosphopantothenate--cysteine ligase CoaBC, which translates to MSQQRIVLGVCGGIAAYKAALLLRLFKEDGFHVDVVPTANALEFVGRPTWEALSGNPVTDSVFDAVETVNHVRLGQAADLVVVAPATADLLGRAAAGLANDLLTNTLLATRAPVLMAPAMHTEMWEHGATRANVATLRERGVAVLDPAVGRLTGVDTGPGRLPEPEDIYAAARALLGGSALDVERPLAGRTVVVTAGGTREPLDPVRFLGNRSSGKQGIAVAKALSAAGATVRFVAAHMDQPAPEGVELSVAGTAVELRAAVREAVRGADGLVMAAAVADFRPAAYNDSKIKKTGDDGAPTIELVRNPDILAEIVAERRAGAELPEVIVGFAAETGDEAASVEEYGRAKLARKGCDVLVVNEVGEQKGFGRDENAATLLFREDAPGGPRAPEHVAGSKDDVARKVADVMGEAFNR; encoded by the coding sequence ATGTCGCAGCAGCGAATCGTCCTAGGGGTGTGCGGCGGTATCGCCGCCTACAAGGCCGCTTTGCTGCTGCGGCTTTTTAAGGAGGACGGCTTCCACGTCGACGTCGTGCCCACGGCGAACGCTCTGGAATTCGTCGGCCGGCCCACGTGGGAGGCGCTCAGCGGCAACCCCGTGACCGACAGCGTGTTCGACGCGGTCGAGACCGTGAACCACGTCCGCCTCGGCCAGGCGGCCGACCTGGTCGTCGTCGCCCCCGCCACCGCCGACCTGCTCGGCCGCGCCGCCGCCGGGCTCGCGAACGACCTGCTGACCAACACGCTGCTGGCCACCCGGGCCCCGGTACTGATGGCCCCGGCCATGCACACCGAGATGTGGGAACACGGTGCCACGCGCGCAAACGTCGCGACGCTGCGCGAGCGCGGCGTCGCGGTACTGGACCCCGCCGTCGGCCGCCTGACGGGGGTCGACACCGGGCCCGGGCGCCTGCCCGAGCCGGAGGACATCTACGCGGCCGCACGTGCGCTCCTCGGCGGAAGCGCCCTCGACGTGGAGCGACCGCTCGCCGGTCGCACCGTCGTCGTCACGGCCGGCGGCACCCGTGAGCCGCTGGACCCCGTTCGTTTTCTCGGCAATCGATCCTCGGGCAAGCAGGGCATCGCCGTAGCGAAGGCCCTCTCCGCGGCCGGCGCGACCGTGCGATTCGTGGCGGCCCACATGGATCAGCCCGCACCCGAGGGCGTCGAGCTGAGCGTGGCGGGTACAGCCGTCGAGCTGCGCGCCGCCGTGCGCGAGGCCGTCCGCGGGGCCGACGGGCTCGTCATGGCTGCGGCCGTCGCGGACTTCCGGCCCGCCGCCTACAACGATTCCAAGATCAAGAAGACTGGCGACGACGGCGCACCCACGATCGAGCTGGTGCGCAACCCCGACATCCTCGCCGAGATCGTCGCCGAGCGACGTGCCGGGGCCGAGCTGCCCGAGGTCATCGTCGGCTTCGCGGCAGAGACCGGTGACGAGGCCGCGAGCGTCGAGGAGTACGGCCGCGCCAAGCTCGCGCGCAAGGGCTGCGACGTGCTCGTGGTCAACGAGGTTGGCGAGCAGAAGGGTTTCGGCCGGGACGAGAACGCGGCCACGCTGCTCTTCCGCGAGGACGCCCCCGGAGGCCCCCGCGCGCCCGAGCATGTCGCCGGCAGCAAGGACGACGTGGCCCGGAAGGTCGCGGACGTCATGGGTGAGGCTTTCAACCGGTAA
- the mihF gene encoding integration host factor, actinobacterial type, which produces MVLKSLSDEDRANARAKALRSRTRRAEIKEAFRTGNISIGDVMELGASDEAVGRLRVADLLESVPGVGQVRAAALMERLGISANRRVRGLGRKQQAALIEHFAD; this is translated from the coding sequence ATGGTCCTGAAATCGCTGTCAGACGAAGATCGCGCGAATGCGCGGGCCAAGGCCCTGCGCTCCCGTACCCGACGTGCCGAGATCAAGGAAGCCTTCCGAACGGGTAACATCTCCATCGGCGATGTGATGGAACTCGGGGCCTCCGACGAGGCGGTCGGGCGCCTTCGCGTCGCTGACCTGCTCGAATCCGTCCCGGGCGTGGGCCAGGTCCGTGCCGCCGCGCTCATGGAGCGTCTGGGGATCTCCGCGAACCGCCGAGTCCGCGGACTCGGGCGCAAACAACAGGCGGCGCTGATCGAGCACTTCGCCGACTGA
- a CDS encoding sugar-binding transcriptional regulator, whose translation MRKREAGHRSEAAVRRDVQALRASQLYYVQHLTMESIARDLGTSRSTVSRLLTYARDAGMVTITITENERQAPETAAAIARLFGVRVHVVPTDGGLSEAQVLDRVAAQAALLTGRLVDSEMTIGVAWGSTMSAISRHLKRKPTHDAVVVQLNGSGNTQSSGIGYASEILHRFGTAFTARVEQFPVPTFFDRAETRALMWQERSVRRVLDLHAHMGLAVFGLGTIGAEVPSHVYRGGYLTPRDISGLRRQGVVGDIATVFFRSDGDTEGIELNARSTGPPLEQLKSVPRRLCAVAGQSKVPALAAALEAGYITDLVVDEGAARHLVRHHERHSAQR comes from the coding sequence GTGAGAAAACGTGAGGCGGGTCACCGCAGCGAGGCAGCCGTGCGGCGCGACGTGCAGGCGCTGCGGGCGTCTCAGCTCTATTACGTGCAGCACCTGACCATGGAGTCGATCGCCCGCGACCTCGGCACATCCCGATCCACCGTCTCCCGGCTGCTGACCTACGCGCGCGATGCCGGGATGGTCACGATCACCATCACCGAGAACGAGCGCCAGGCACCGGAGACCGCGGCGGCCATCGCCCGCCTCTTCGGGGTCCGCGTGCACGTGGTCCCCACCGACGGCGGGCTCAGCGAGGCGCAGGTGCTCGACCGCGTGGCGGCTCAGGCCGCATTGCTGACGGGGCGTCTCGTCGACTCCGAGATGACGATCGGCGTCGCCTGGGGGTCGACGATGAGCGCGATCAGCCGACACCTCAAGCGCAAGCCCACACACGACGCAGTTGTCGTCCAGCTCAACGGGTCCGGCAACACGCAGTCCTCCGGCATCGGCTACGCCTCCGAGATCCTGCACCGCTTCGGCACCGCGTTCACGGCGCGGGTCGAGCAGTTCCCGGTGCCGACGTTCTTCGATCGCGCCGAGACCCGCGCGCTGATGTGGCAGGAGCGGTCCGTGCGCCGCGTGCTGGACCTGCACGCGCACATGGGGCTCGCCGTCTTCGGCCTGGGCACGATCGGCGCCGAGGTTCCCAGCCACGTCTACCGCGGCGGTTACCTCACCCCGCGCGACATCAGCGGCCTCCGCCGACAGGGAGTCGTCGGAGACATCGCCACCGTGTTCTTCCGGTCCGACGGCGACACGGAGGGCATCGAGCTCAATGCCCGGTCCACGGGTCCGCCCCTCGAGCAGCTGAAGTCCGTGCCGCGCCGGCTCTGCGCCGTGGCGGGTCAGTCCAAGGTCCCGGCTCTCGCCGCGGCACTTGAAGCGGGCTACATCACCGACCTCGTCGTGGATGAGGGGGCGGCCAGGCACCTCGTGAGGCACCACGAGCGCCACTCGGCGCAGCGGTAG
- a CDS encoding primosomal protein N' — translation MDVSQPSLLQGFDVSRPAPGGPRLAEHLPVARVLLETPVPHLDQLYDYAVTAELDEQAVAGTRVRVRFGGQELGGFITERRAETDAGVKLQPLHKVVSPEPVLSAHVLALCQAVAARYAGVVSDVVRAAVPPRMARVEKEERPAWGEPAPAPEATAESLAAYDGGTAFLGELAGGAAPRAVITLAPNVPAPQPAGNGGGAAWLQAIASAVAAAVAAGRGAVVVAPDQRDVDRLCEFFDAVFGATAYARLTADDGATARYRNFLAVSRGDVRIAVGTRSAAFAPVADLGLAVLWEDHDTSHAEPRSPYQHAREILLLRSELEGCGLLIAGWSRSPEAHRLVLTGWARELKLPRPVLRRRAPRVLATSDSYEVERDPTLHAARLPRAAWQAAHDGLARGPVLVQVARTGFIPALRCERCREPARCLDCNGPLELGSREAAPRCRWCGTFAHGWACLSCGFQRLRASSIGADRTAEELGRAFPQARVVSATGANPRASVSGSGVLVVATPGAEPVAVDGYAAVLLLDGDRMLARDSLRTAEEVLHRWFAAAALGRARDDGGVVVATAAESEVLRAFVRWDAPGFAERELVERRELGLPPAVRSAVVTGPSAAADAFVGALELPAEVRRIGPVILEEEETVKHRWLLFFRHADGTAVTGRLREAKAVSSANREPIVNVRVDGDTQL, via the coding sequence GTGGACGTATCGCAGCCGTCCCTCCTGCAGGGCTTCGACGTCAGCCGGCCGGCGCCCGGCGGTCCCCGCCTCGCAGAGCACCTGCCGGTGGCCCGTGTGCTCCTGGAGACCCCGGTCCCGCACCTGGATCAGCTCTACGACTACGCGGTGACGGCGGAGCTCGACGAACAGGCCGTGGCCGGTACCCGCGTTCGTGTCCGCTTCGGCGGTCAGGAGCTCGGAGGGTTCATCACCGAGCGCCGCGCCGAGACCGACGCGGGCGTCAAGCTGCAACCACTGCACAAGGTCGTCTCGCCCGAGCCGGTCCTGTCCGCGCACGTGCTCGCGCTCTGCCAGGCTGTTGCGGCCCGCTACGCCGGCGTCGTCTCGGACGTCGTCCGCGCCGCCGTGCCGCCGCGCATGGCGCGCGTCGAGAAGGAGGAGCGCCCCGCGTGGGGCGAGCCCGCGCCCGCGCCCGAAGCCACCGCCGAATCCCTCGCCGCGTACGACGGCGGTACGGCCTTCCTGGGGGAGCTCGCCGGAGGTGCGGCGCCGCGCGCGGTCATCACGCTCGCCCCCAACGTGCCTGCGCCTCAGCCAGCTGGGAATGGTGGGGGAGCCGCGTGGCTGCAGGCGATTGCTTCGGCCGTCGCAGCAGCCGTCGCGGCCGGCCGCGGCGCCGTCGTCGTCGCCCCCGACCAGCGAGACGTCGACCGGTTGTGCGAATTCTTCGACGCCGTCTTCGGCGCCACCGCCTACGCCCGGCTCACCGCCGACGACGGCGCCACCGCTCGCTACCGCAACTTCCTCGCGGTCAGCCGCGGCGACGTGCGGATCGCCGTGGGCACGCGCTCCGCGGCCTTCGCGCCCGTTGCGGATCTCGGCCTCGCGGTGCTCTGGGAGGATCACGATACATCGCACGCCGAGCCGCGCAGTCCGTACCAGCACGCACGGGAGATCCTGCTGCTGCGCAGCGAGCTGGAGGGATGCGGCCTGCTGATCGCCGGCTGGTCGCGCTCGCCCGAGGCCCATCGGTTGGTTCTCACGGGCTGGGCGCGCGAGCTGAAGCTGCCCCGCCCGGTCCTGCGGCGGCGGGCGCCGCGCGTGCTCGCGACGTCGGACTCGTACGAGGTCGAACGCGACCCGACTCTGCACGCCGCCCGGCTGCCGCGCGCCGCCTGGCAGGCCGCGCACGACGGGCTGGCGCGCGGGCCCGTGCTCGTCCAGGTCGCCCGCACCGGCTTCATCCCGGCCCTGCGCTGCGAACGCTGCCGCGAGCCGGCCCGCTGCCTCGACTGCAACGGCCCGCTCGAGCTCGGATCGCGCGAGGCCGCCCCGCGCTGCCGCTGGTGCGGGACGTTTGCCCACGGGTGGGCGTGCCTGAGCTGCGGCTTCCAGCGCCTTCGCGCCTCCTCGATCGGTGCTGATCGCACGGCCGAAGAGCTCGGACGCGCCTTTCCCCAGGCCCGGGTGGTCTCGGCGACCGGGGCGAATCCCCGCGCTTCGGTTTCCGGCTCTGGTGTGCTCGTGGTCGCGACCCCCGGCGCTGAGCCCGTGGCCGTGGACGGCTACGCCGCCGTCCTGCTGCTGGACGGCGACCGAATGCTCGCGCGCGACTCGCTGCGCACCGCGGAGGAGGTCCTGCACCGCTGGTTCGCCGCCGCCGCACTCGGCCGCGCCCGCGACGACGGCGGGGTGGTCGTGGCCACAGCCGCAGAATCTGAGGTGCTGCGAGCTTTCGTCCGTTGGGACGCGCCCGGGTTCGCCGAGCGGGAGTTGGTCGAACGGCGCGAGCTGGGCCTGCCGCCCGCAGTGCGCAGTGCCGTCGTCACGGGTCCGTCCGCGGCCGCCGACGCCTTCGTCGGCGCCCTCGAGCTGCCCGCTGAGGTGCGCCGGATCGGGCCGGTGATCCTCGAAGAGGAGGAAACAGTGAAGCACCGGTGGCTGCTGTTCTTCCGGCACGCCGACGGGACGGCCGTGACGGGGCGGCTGCGCGAGGCCAAAGCAGTGTCTTCCGCGAACCGCGAACCCATCGTCAATGTCCGTGTCGACGGAGACACTCAGCTCTAG
- the rpoZ gene encoding DNA-directed RNA polymerase subunit omega → MSTNLEGVINPPIDDLLKTTDSKYALVINSAKRARQINAYYAQLHEGLFEYVGPLVDTKLNEKPLSIALREINEGLLQVTEATDKPAE, encoded by the coding sequence GTGTCCACGAACCTTGAGGGCGTCATCAACCCGCCGATCGACGACCTGCTGAAGACCACCGACTCGAAGTACGCACTGGTCATCAACTCGGCCAAGCGTGCACGTCAGATCAACGCTTACTACGCCCAGCTGCACGAGGGCCTCTTCGAGTACGTCGGCCCGCTCGTCGACACCAAGCTCAACGAGAAGCCGCTCTCGATCGCCCTGCGCGAGATCAACGAGGGCCTGCTTCAGGTCACCGAGGCGACCGACAAGCCGGCCGAGTAA